The sequence below is a genomic window from Limnothrix sp. FACHB-406.
TGAAAACTCCATTCCCATTGCCCCGTTCCCGATTCAAACCAAATGACCCCTTCAACATAGAGGTATTTAAACAACTGCGTTAGGAAAAATGGATTTCCCTGGGTTTTTTGCACCAACAATTGGGCAATGGGTTCCACGGTTGCCAACGGTCGGTGCAAGGTGTCTCCCACCAAAGTCAACACATGATCCAGCGTCAGGGGCTTGAGGGTAATGGTTTGCAGTTTGGCTCCCTCCGCTTCGATCGCCCCGAGCATCCGTAACAGGGGATGCATAGAGTCCACTTCATTATCGCGATAGGCTCCCAACATCAACAGGTATTGCCCATCAGGATCAGTCATTAACTGTTCAATGAGTTGCAAAGAAGCCGCATCAGCCCATTGCAAATCGTCTAGGAAAATGACCAGCGGTTGATCGACCTGGCAGAACACATGAATGAAGGTGCGAAAAACCAAGTTGAAGCGATTTTGGGCTTCGGAAGGGGGCAACTCCGGTACTGGAGCCTGGCGACCAATGATCGATTCCAATTCGGGAATCACATCGGTAATGATGGATCCGTTGCTGCCTAAAGCTGCGGTCAATTTTGCGCGCCAAACGGCAATTTGCTCATCCGTTTCAGTCAGTAATTGCCGCGCCAGTTCACGAAATGCTTGAATGGGTGAAGCGTAGGGAATATTGCGTTGAAATTGGTCAAACTTGCCACTGATGAAGTACCCACGCTGGCGGGCGATCGGCTTATGCACCTCATTCACCAAAGCCGATTTGCCGATGCCGGAATAACCCGCCACCAGCACCATTTCCGTATTTCCCGCGCTGACGCGATCGAACACATCCAAAAGCTGTTGCACTTCCATTTCCCGCCCATAGAGCTTTTGGGGAATGCTGAACGTGCCACATTGATCGCGCTCCGCCAGAGGAAACGGGGCGATCGAACCAGACCGCTGCCACTGGCTCAGGCATTCCTCCAAATCCCGCTGAATACCATAGGCGCTTTGGTAGCGTTCTTCTGCCGTTTTGGCCATCAGCTTCAAAATCACTGCTGACACTTGAGGCGGAATTTGGGCATTGAGGTAGTGAGGCGGAACGGGTGACTTTGCAATATGGCAATGTACCAATTCCATGGGATCGCTGGATTGGAAAGGAAGCTGGCCCGTTAATAACTCATAGAGCGTGACACCCAAAGAATAAAAATCGGTTCGATAGTCCACCGTGCGGTTCATGCGTCCCGTTTGCTCTGGCGACACATAGAGCAACGTTCCCTCTAAAAGATTGGGACTACTGAGGATCGGGTGTTCCTTGGAAAGGCGAGAGGCGATCGAAAAGTCTGTTAGCTTTAATTGCCGAACCTTAGGTTCAAAGATTAGATTATGTGGCTTAATATCCTTGTGAATAATCTGGCAATTATGCAGCCGTCCTAAAATTGCTGCCAACTGGCAACCAATCCATAGAATATCATCCAGTGAAAGCGACTGATTTTGGAGACAAGAGATCAAGTCACACCCTCCAAAATCCTCAAGCACTAAAAAGGGTTTGCCCTGGATTTCATCAAGTCCATAGGTTTCCACAACCCCTTCTAGATTTAAATCTCTGAGCACTTCATATTCATGTTGAAGCTTAGCCAAATCAGCCCGATTGGGATAATCAGAAGCCACCGTTTTTAAGATGACTGGCTTTTGCTCTGGTTGTTTCACCGCCCGATAGACAATTGTCCGCTCGGTTGTTGAAAGAACTTCCGAAATTTGATACTGAGCAAACACGTCCATAACAATTTAGTGGCAGCGTAACTTACAAACAGAAACAGAATCAGGGCAGAAATAAAATCGGAATATGATTAATCTTGAAGGCTGTAAGTCAACCCTGAACCTAGATTCACATGAATTTGTAATTATTGCTTGATTTTGCTAAATTGTCATGCTTTTACTAAATTTTCGCTCTTATTCCCAAAATCAATTGATCTTGGTTCACCAACTAAAGACCTGCCCACTGAAGCGATTGGCTGTGTCGAATTTAGATTGGTAATCAATGTTCAAATTAGATGTTATGACATCGATCACGATTAGACATTAGTAAAGTAATATTAACATCAAATCGTGATCGACGACGACTCCATCGCAGGCAAACGCTAGCTAAACCAACGATTTATTAATTGCCATAGGGCAATAAAGGGAAAGAATAGCCGCAAATACCAGGGCGAAACTTTTCCATTCCAAGGCAGTCCCCGCTTGTAGCGTAAGTAGTCTGACCAACGGCGAACTGCAAACACAATTGGCTCCTTTAATTCCCAAATTTTGCAATAGGGAGCCTTGACTTGATAAGCGTCAATGATGGCGTTCACGGCCCGGCGCGCTGCTTCATTGGCTCCTTCCATGGTTGCCAAGTCCGTATTGGTGCGCACATAGTCTGAGGCCAAGAAAAAGTTGGGAATCTTGGTATGGGCTTCCGGACGCAGCACCCAGGTATTCACCAAATTAACCAACAAGGGTTCGCCGTTGACGTTGGCGTTAGGGTCACCAATACGGCTCTTATAGAGCAGCCTTTCTCGTCCCAATCGCTCATGGAAGCGTTCGAATGGATGTGAGAACTCCAGGTGCAGTTTCTCGTTAGGCACTGGCAGCGGAATCGGCCCCACAAATCCCTTCGCCACTAGCGCATTCACCGCCAACCGGGCTTGGCTTTGATCCACATTGAGATATTCAGCAATCTCCTCCAAGTTAACTTCGCGGTTCTGGTGATGAATCCACAAAAATAGATCCTTGAAGAAGTCAGGTAATGCACCATTCAGGACTTCATCGAGTTTTTCAGGATCGGTTGCTAAGTCACAGCAGTTGTGAACGATATCGGGATCCAAAAACCAGCTATGAAGATCCTCATCTTTCAGGAGTGGTTTCCCCTTTTCCTTCAAGGAGCGCTTCATTTGCTCCCACACTTCTTCCTTAATCTCCTCGGGGTTGCAAATTTGGGCTGGTTTGGGAATTTTCAGCCCCAACGTACCGTTAATTGCGCCCACTTCATCGGTGTTTGGGTTGATGAAGTAACCCCAGTTGGAGGGGATGGCGGAGATGATGCCCCGAACTTGCCCATCGCCAAATTGTTCAACGGGAAACTCTGGCCAAAACTTGGTTTGGGAAATGGACGTTAAGGCCCAAGGGGAATCCACATACAGCACGTGACCATGGGTGACGGGCACATCTCGGTTGAGATAGTACTGAATGCCGTTCATCCAGGCGGTGCTGGTTCCCAGGCGCTTGAGGTTGGCGAAGGTGGGGTCGCCTTGGATCAGGTCATCGGAGATCAGTCCAGCGATAATTTCTGCGGGCAAGGCAGCAATGTAAACATCACCCGTGACAAAGCGATCGACCTTGGTTTCTAGGTCAGTGACGATCGCCCCCGAAATTTTGGTGTTGCCTTGGGCATCCCGTTCCGTTTGGATGGAACGCAGGCGGCTGGAAAAATGATAGTCCACACCCCGGGCCTTGAGGTATTTTAGCCAGGGATCAATCCAAACGTCGTTGGTCGGGCCATTCAAGACGCGATCGGCGCTGCTGTTGCTGGGATCTACAATGCCCAACAAAAGCTGCAAGAAGATATCGCCCATGGTCTTGGTGCTGGCCAATTCAGCCCGGGAAGCCACCAGCGAAGTGGTTAGGCCGCGGGCCAGTAAATTTTGATAGGCGATCGACTTGTTTTGGGCATCCAAATAATCCCACCAACCAATTTTTTCGTATTCTCCCAGGCGGCGTTCTGGGCAGGAGGTTAGGAGTTGGAAAACTCGCTCCGCAAAGAACTCCAATTCACCCGGTAAGAGGTCAGCGGTTGCCCCTTGCAGCAAAGCCTGAAAAATGAGGATCAGGTCTCCTAGGCTCTGGGGAAAGCGATCGGGCAGGATAATGAGGTTTTTGTGGTCTTCATATTGGGCCAATGCTAGCCGAGTTGTGTCTACCAAATTGTCAAAAACCCTGCGCACTTTTCCCCCCTGAGGAGGCTGGTAAGGAATGCGCTTCATGGTATCGGTCACATGCCGATAAAAGCTGGGAAAGAAGCGAAACCCATGCTCACCCGGCAGGGGCTGTTTGCCTGGAGCGGCGCTGTCTGGCACTTTGATGCTGCGCGCCTTTCCACCCGCAATACTTTTGAGTTCATACACTTCAACGGCAAAGCCCCGCTCAACTAACTCGTGGGCGGCGCTCATTCCAGCAATACCACCACCGAGAATGACAACTTTCACCATGCTAAAGCTTCCTTAAGATGCCTAAGAGCCAACAAGTTTGCTTGGTTTGATTTGGATTCCCCTGTTTAGGATTGTTCCCAATCCGATACATAATCATGCCAAACTTCACTTGGGCTACGATCCCGAATGTTTCCCATCTATGAACTGTTGTCCATTAAATCTATAGTGCTTTCTCTTTCCGGAGATCGCAAGAGAGGATAAGGGGTAATTAATGAAAAAATAGTCGATGATTCAAGACAGTTCGCTTCAAGCTGAAGTGGTCTGAAACGGTCATTCAAATCCTTTTTCATTAAATGTGAATTTAAAAGGTGATTGAATTTAACTGGATTTTTACCTTGGATTATTAAATAGGCAATTTCTGTAAATTTACGGATCTTTTTGTATTGAGAACTACAAAAAATACGAGTTAACGTTGGATCATTGATCTGTTGTTCGATCGCCCTACCCGATCGAACAACAGTGAAAAAAGGCCCCTGAACTCGTAAAGCAGCAAAAATCGGTGAAATTGGGCGATCAATTCCCAAGACCGCCATTGGGCAACCAGTCCCGAGCGGAAAGCAAGGTGAACAGTCACATTTCACCCGCCAGCACTTCACCGATCCCTTGGCCCTCGGTCAGCCGCTTGAGGCGCAAAAGCCTTCATTAACGGCAGTTTGAAGACTTGACCTGGGATCTTGCGCACTGAAATCTTCATTGACCTGAGGGCCAGCCTTTCAACCCTTGAGTTACTTGAGTACCAATGGGGTTGTGGCATGATGGGTAGGCCCAATTTTGGTCATGGGTTGCGCCAAAGCTGCGTTCCAGGCTGGCAGTGCCCAAAGCCTGATGCGGCCCCAGGAAGGGCTGTGCCTCGCCTGCGATTCGAGTAGTCTGGTTTTGTCCTCCCCATGACCTTGGCCGTCATCAGGAATCGCCGCATGGTTAGCCCGCCCACTGCCCCGAACGACAATCCCGACTTTAATCCCGACTTTGGCTCCACCTTCGCCCCGGAAGGGCCCGATCGCCCCAATCGGCGATCGCTTCTGTGGCGGCGAATGGGGGCTTGGGCGGTGGAAGTGTCGCTGATTGCGGCCAGCGGCGGCTTGCCCTTTGCGATCGGGCAGGCGGCACGCACGGCCTTGGAGGGGCCGCCCGTTCCTCTGAATCCGGCGCTGGCCAGCGTTGAGGACGCGGCTGCTAAAACCTTTGCCATCCCGCCACACTTGCGCCCCACGGCCGTAGCTCCGATGACAAATCTCTTTTGGTCTGGGGCGTTGGTGTTGCCGATGGCGCTGGGCGGCTTACAACTTTTTTTGCTGGCCACTACGGGCAAAACTTCGCCGAAGGCCTGGTTTGGCCTGCAATTAACAGATGAGCAGGGACGCGCTCCCGGTTTGGGGCGGGTGTTGTTGCGGGAAGGGGTGGGCCGTTGGGGGCTGCCGCTGGGAACGGCCTATGGCGTGTGGCGGGCCAGTGGAGCCTATCCGGATTTATCGATTTTGCTGGGTTTGGCGGTGGTGGGGCTGGCGGTGGAGTCAGGAGCAGCGCTGTTGGATCCTCAGCGGCGGCCCTGGCGCGATCGCCTGGCCAAGACACGGGTTGTGGATTTACGAGACCCGGAAGGCTGGGTGGAACCGGGGATGGCGGCCATGGAGCCGGGGCCGATCGAACCGGCCACCATGGGCCGATCGATCCTGGTCAATGGTCGATCGGGCAGTGGTTCGCTCACGGAGCGATCGGCAGCGCGGCTGACGCTGAATCATCCCAACGGCCCGGAAACCACAAATTTGATTCTTTCCCCGATCGGGGCCCGGGGGCTGTGGGCTTGGGTGCGCCAAAACCCCGGCACGGCAATTGTGGTGGTGGGATCGCTCGGTCTGGTGCTGGTGTTGGGAACCTTTGCGGCTACGCAAATCTATGTCCAAGATCAGGCCGATCGACGGGCGGCCCAAGCCCAAAAGCAGGAACTGCTACTGGATTTGGTGGCTAAATATAGCCAAAATGCCCCTGACCAACGGCGGGGTTCCGTGCTGGCCCTGGGGGCCGTGCAGGATCCAAACCCGGAAATTGTGCTGTTGCTGAATTTGTTGGGTCAAGAGGAATCTCCACAACTCATCGAAGCCCTGCAACAGTCGATCACCAGCGCCGGGCCTGCCGCCTTGCCCTACTTGCAACGGTTAAACCAAACCCTCAAGACCGATGCGGATAGTTTGGCGGCGGGGCCCAACACCGGAGAGGCAACCCGGGCCGCCCTGCGGTTGCGAGCCACCCAACGGGCGATCGCCAAATTGCTGCGGTTGCGATCGGGTGCTGACGGGTCGATCGACCTCAGCCGCGTGGATTTAGGCCAGTCCAATTCGCCCAATGCTCAATTTTCCCTGGTGCTCGATCGGGCTGATCTTTCGGGGCTAAAACTCCGCAGTGCCGTGCTCACCGGGGCCAATCTACGCGGCTCCGTTTTTCGATCGGCCGGGCCCGACGGCCGCTGGAACACCTTTGACGATGCCCTCACCGACCTCTCCGGAGCCGATCTACGGGGAGCCGACCTGACCAGCGCATCCTTAATTACTGGTCAACTGGAGCGCACCAGCCTGGTTGGGGCCGCCCTGAATGGAACCAATCTCACCAGTGCGCGCCTGATTGGAGCCAACCTCAGCCAAGCCAAACTGCTGGGGGCCAACCTGGAAGCGGCCAACTTGGATGGAGCCAGCCTCACGGGGGCCGATCTCGGGGATGCCAAGCTGAACCAAGCCAGTCTGCATGGAGCCAAACTGGGTCAAGCCCGGGCCGTGGGAGCCAGCTTGGCCCAAGCCGATCTCACCGAAGCCAGTTGGCGCGGGGGCGATCTGTCCACCGCTGATTTAAACCGGGCTAACTTGCGGAATGCCGACCTGAGCGCCACCCGTCTGATTGGAGCCAATTTACAGGGGGCACAACTGCAAAGCGCCCAATTACAAGGCACCGATTTTTCCCAGGCCGATTTACGCGGGGCCCTGTTT
It includes:
- a CDS encoding AAA family ATPase, whose translation is MDVFAQYQISEVLSTTERTIVYRAVKQPEQKPVILKTVASDYPNRADLAKLQHEYEVLRDLNLEGVVETYGLDEIQGKPFLVLEDFGGCDLISCLQNQSLSLDDILWIGCQLAAILGRLHNCQIIHKDIKPHNLIFEPKVRQLKLTDFSIASRLSKEHPILSSPNLLEGTLLYVSPEQTGRMNRTVDYRTDFYSLGVTLYELLTGQLPFQSSDPMELVHCHIAKSPVPPHYLNAQIPPQVSAVILKLMAKTAEERYQSAYGIQRDLEECLSQWQRSGSIAPFPLAERDQCGTFSIPQKLYGREMEVQQLLDVFDRVSAGNTEMVLVAGYSGIGKSALVNEVHKPIARQRGYFISGKFDQFQRNIPYASPIQAFRELARQLLTETDEQIAVWRAKLTAALGSNGSIITDVIPELESIIGRQAPVPELPPSEAQNRFNLVFRTFIHVFCQVDQPLVIFLDDLQWADAASLQLIEQLMTDPDGQYLLMLGAYRDNEVDSMHPLLRMLGAIEAEGAKLQTITLKPLTLDHVLTLVGDTLHRPLATVEPIAQLLVQKTQGNPFFLTQLFKYLYVEGVIWFESGTGQWEWSFQNLPPIEITENVISLMVHEIQQLDVSVQRALRLAACIGNQFSLDQKC
- a CDS encoding FAD-dependent oxidoreductase: MVKVVILGGGIAGMSAAHELVERGFAVEVYELKSIAGGKARSIKVPDSAAPGKQPLPGEHGFRFFPSFYRHVTDTMKRIPYQPPQGGKVRRVFDNLVDTTRLALAQYEDHKNLIILPDRFPQSLGDLILIFQALLQGATADLLPGELEFFAERVFQLLTSCPERRLGEYEKIGWWDYLDAQNKSIAYQNLLARGLTTSLVASRAELASTKTMGDIFLQLLLGIVDPSNSSADRVLNGPTNDVWIDPWLKYLKARGVDYHFSSRLRSIQTERDAQGNTKISGAIVTDLETKVDRFVTGDVYIAALPAEIIAGLISDDLIQGDPTFANLKRLGTSTAWMNGIQYYLNRDVPVTHGHVLYVDSPWALTSISQTKFWPEFPVEQFGDGQVRGIISAIPSNWGYFINPNTDEVGAINGTLGLKIPKPAQICNPEEIKEEVWEQMKRSLKEKGKPLLKDEDLHSWFLDPDIVHNCCDLATDPEKLDEVLNGALPDFFKDLFLWIHHQNREVNLEEIAEYLNVDQSQARLAVNALVAKGFVGPIPLPVPNEKLHLEFSHPFERFHERLGRERLLYKSRIGDPNANVNGEPLLVNLVNTWVLRPEAHTKIPNFFLASDYVRTNTDLATMEGANEAARRAVNAIIDAYQVKAPYCKIWELKEPIVFAVRRWSDYLRYKRGLPWNGKVSPWYLRLFFPFIALWQLINRWFS
- a CDS encoding pentapeptide repeat-containing protein, with the translated sequence MVSPPTAPNDNPDFNPDFGSTFAPEGPDRPNRRSLLWRRMGAWAVEVSLIAASGGLPFAIGQAARTALEGPPVPLNPALASVEDAAAKTFAIPPHLRPTAVAPMTNLFWSGALVLPMALGGLQLFLLATTGKTSPKAWFGLQLTDEQGRAPGLGRVLLREGVGRWGLPLGTAYGVWRASGAYPDLSILLGLAVVGLAVESGAALLDPQRRPWRDRLAKTRVVDLRDPEGWVEPGMAAMEPGPIEPATMGRSILVNGRSGSGSLTERSAARLTLNHPNGPETTNLILSPIGARGLWAWVRQNPGTAIVVVGSLGLVLVLGTFAATQIYVQDQADRRAAQAQKQELLLDLVAKYSQNAPDQRRGSVLALGAVQDPNPEIVLLLNLLGQEESPQLIEALQQSITSAGPAALPYLQRLNQTLKTDADSLAAGPNTGEATRAALRLRATQRAIAKLLRLRSGADGSIDLSRVDLGQSNSPNAQFSLVLDRADLSGLKLRSAVLTGANLRGSVFRSAGPDGRWNTFDDALTDLSGADLRGADLTSASLITGQLERTSLVGAALNGTNLTSARLIGANLSQAKLLGANLEAANLDGASLTGADLGDAKLNQASLHGAKLGQARAVGASLAQADLTEASWRGGDLSTADLNRANLRNADLSATRLIGANLQGAQLQSAQLQGTDFSQADLRGALFEGANLKGAIFAPTNAAPAGGFVGRTDSEKPSALVKGADFSQAKNLDPRQLAYLCTQGAIHPQCPQ